One genomic window of Candidatus Pseudobacter hemicellulosilyticus includes the following:
- the cobC gene encoding alpha-ribazole phosphatase produces the protein MSIYLVRHTAPQIEKGTCYGQADIDVTATFREEASVIHACLPAGMRAVYSSPLQRCRKLAEHLFPGHPISWEHDLKEINCGEWELQRWDDIPPAEVTPWMDDFVNVRIPGGESYVDVFDRVVQCYQGISRQELPAVVVTHGGVIRSILAYITGTPLKDSFSAFSLHYGCVVKIAGGEFELLSNVAQEKEQHKPTGMKKG, from the coding sequence ATGAGTATCTACCTGGTCCGACATACCGCTCCCCAGATCGAGAAAGGCACCTGCTACGGGCAGGCCGATATCGATGTCACGGCTACCTTCCGCGAGGAGGCCTCGGTGATCCATGCCTGTCTGCCAGCTGGCATGCGGGCGGTATATTCCAGCCCCCTGCAGCGCTGCCGCAAACTGGCGGAGCATCTGTTCCCCGGACATCCCATCAGCTGGGAGCATGACCTCAAAGAGATCAATTGCGGGGAATGGGAATTGCAGCGCTGGGATGATATACCCCCTGCGGAAGTGACTCCCTGGATGGATGATTTTGTGAATGTGCGTATTCCGGGCGGCGAGAGCTATGTGGATGTATTTGACCGGGTGGTCCAATGTTATCAAGGGATAAGCCGGCAGGAATTGCCGGCAGTAGTGGTAACGCATGGCGGCGTGATCCGCAGCATCCTGGCGTATATTACCGGTACGCCGCTGAAGGATTCATTCAGTGCCTTCTCGCTGCATTATGGCTGTGTGGTAAAGATTGCGGGCGGTGAGTTTGAACTGTTATCGAATGTGGCGCAGGAAAAGGAGCAGCATAAGCCCACAGGCATGAAGAAAGGGTAA
- a CDS encoding cysteine-rich CWC family protein, producing the protein MCKHEEKKCPRCLSPFECKVGDISHCQCYGITLNLEQRKFLEERYGECLCRQCLMELQQRDILFKEKYLLNGHPDLHHRRRP; encoded by the coding sequence ATGTGCAAGCATGAGGAAAAGAAATGCCCCAGGTGCCTGTCGCCCTTTGAATGCAAAGTGGGTGATATCAGTCATTGCCAGTGTTATGGCATCACGCTGAATTTGGAGCAGCGCAAATTCCTTGAAGAACGTTATGGTGAATGCCTGTGCAGGCAGTGCCTGATGGAATTACAGCAGCGCGATATCCTTTTCAAAGAAAAATATTTACTGAATGGCCACCCTGATCTTCATCACCGGCGGCGCCCGTAG
- a CDS encoding bifunctional adenosylcobinamide kinase/adenosylcobinamide-phosphate guanylyltransferase: MATLIFITGGARSGKSRYAQELALQLSDDPVYVATARRWDDEFDQRIQRHQQERDQRWTSVEEEKYLSRLPLEGRVAVIDCVTLWLTNFFTDLDQDTSLCLEACQSEIRSLCQLQGTFIIISNEIGMGLHAETAMGRRFTDLQGWTNQFLAATAQRVIFMVSGLPLLIKDSIQEPI, from the coding sequence ATGGCCACCCTGATCTTCATCACCGGCGGCGCCCGTAGCGGCAAAAGCAGGTATGCGCAGGAACTGGCACTGCAGCTCAGTGATGATCCAGTATATGTAGCCACTGCCCGGCGATGGGACGATGAGTTCGATCAGCGGATACAACGCCACCAGCAGGAAAGGGATCAGCGATGGACTTCTGTCGAAGAAGAGAAATATCTCTCCCGCCTTCCGCTGGAAGGAAGGGTTGCCGTGATAGATTGTGTAACCCTCTGGCTGACCAATTTCTTCACCGACCTGGACCAGGATACCAGTCTTTGCCTGGAAGCCTGCCAGTCGGAGATCCGTTCCCTTTGTCAACTGCAAGGCACTTTTATCATTATCAGCAACGAGATAGGCATGGGACTACATGCAGAGACCGCCATGGGCCGTCGTTTCACCGACCTGCAGGGCTGGACCAACCAGTTCCTGGCAGCCACCGCACAGAGGGTGATCTTCATGGTAAGCGGCCTGCCGCTGCTGATCAAAGATTCCATTCAAGAACCTATTTAA
- the cobT gene encoding nicotinate-nucleotide--dimethylbenzimidazole phosphoribosyltransferase: MASGKTMASLTEKLQQRINAKTKPPGSLGRLEEIALQVGLIQETLTPVITYPHIIVFAGDHGIAKTGLVNPYPQEVTAQMVLNFLQGGAAINVFCRQHGLTLKVVDAGVNFDWNQTLVNPDFLDMKIGHGTASYLDGPAMTADEVLRAIGAGRQLVDIVAGSGCNCLGFGEMGIGNTSSAALILSAVTGLPVEDCAGRGTGVNDQQLQTKIETLQKVHAFHRLQELSESPLPLLAKVGGYEIAMMTGAYLEAMERHMVIVVDGFITTAALLIARQLNPAVMEYCLFAHTSGEQGHEKMLHWLGVQPLLQLGMRLGEGTGAAMAIPLICSAVNFLNEMASFESAGVSNKE; the protein is encoded by the coding sequence ATGGCTTCCGGAAAAACGATGGCTTCCCTCACCGAGAAACTACAGCAGCGTATCAATGCCAAAACAAAACCACCCGGTTCACTGGGCCGGCTGGAAGAGATAGCCCTGCAGGTGGGGCTGATCCAGGAAACGCTCACCCCTGTTATCACCTATCCGCATATTATTGTTTTTGCCGGCGATCATGGTATTGCCAAAACCGGGCTGGTGAATCCCTATCCGCAGGAAGTGACCGCCCAGATGGTGCTTAACTTTTTACAGGGCGGCGCGGCCATCAATGTGTTCTGCCGGCAGCATGGACTGACCCTGAAAGTGGTGGATGCCGGCGTCAACTTTGACTGGAACCAGACCCTGGTGAACCCGGATTTCCTGGATATGAAGATAGGCCATGGCACTGCCAGTTACCTGGATGGACCGGCTATGACCGCGGATGAAGTGCTGCGGGCCATTGGTGCAGGCCGCCAGCTGGTGGATATTGTGGCGGGCAGCGGCTGCAACTGTCTTGGTTTTGGGGAGATGGGTATCGGCAATACTTCGTCGGCCGCATTGATCCTGTCGGCAGTGACCGGCTTGCCGGTGGAAGATTGTGCCGGTCGCGGTACCGGTGTAAACGACCAGCAATTGCAGACCAAGATTGAAACCCTGCAAAAAGTGCATGCTTTCCATCGCCTGCAGGAACTCAGTGAATCCCCCCTGCCCCTGCTGGCCAAAGTAGGCGGCTACGAGATAGCCATGATGACCGGCGCTTACCTGGAAGCTATGGAGCGGCATATGGTGATTGTGGTAGATGGTTTCATCACCACGGCGGCTTTACTGATTGCCCGGCAGCTGAATCCCGCTGTGATGGAGTATTGTCTCTTTGCCCATACCAGCGGCGAGCAGGGACATGAAAAAATGCTGCACTGGCTGGGCGTCCAACCCCTGCTGCAACTGGGCATGCGACTGGGTGAAGGCACCGGCGCCGCTATGGCCATTCCGCTGATCTGCTCAGCAGTGAACTTCCTGAATGAAATGGCGAGCTTTGAGAGTGCGGGCGTGAGTAATAAGGAATAA
- a CDS encoding MarC family protein, whose amino-acid sequence MNISLDSLLTITFTLFAVIDILGSIPLLISLKHKMGGIHEMRATVISGGLMVLFLLVGERFLSMLGLDVRSFAVGGSIVIFILGLEMVLGHEFFKSDADPKSGTVVPIAFPLIAGSGTLTTIISLSANYDKWTIFAAILVNLLIVYVVLRSLNYIAKLLGPAGLLAVRKFFGVILLAIAVKIFTSNVGGLLN is encoded by the coding sequence ATGAATATTTCACTGGACAGTCTGCTGACAATCACTTTCACCTTATTTGCGGTGATCGATATCTTAGGGTCCATCCCTTTATTGATCTCCCTCAAACACAAGATGGGGGGTATCCATGAAATGCGGGCCACCGTGATCTCGGGTGGACTGATGGTATTGTTCCTGCTGGTAGGCGAGCGATTTTTGTCGATGCTGGGACTGGATGTGCGCAGTTTTGCCGTAGGTGGTTCCATCGTGATCTTTATCCTGGGGCTGGAGATGGTGCTGGGACATGAGTTCTTCAAATCGGATGCGGACCCAAAATCCGGTACGGTAGTTCCTATCGCATTCCCGCTGATAGCGGGTTCCGGCACGCTGACCACTATCATTTCACTATCGGCCAACTATGATAAGTGGACCATATTTGCGGCTATTTTAGTGAATTTGCTGATTGTTTACGTGGTTTTGCGTTCCTTGAACTATATTGCGAAGCTTTTAGGCCCGGCAGGATTATTAGCTGTAAGAAAATTTTTTGGCGTAATTTTGCTGGCCATTGCGGTAAAGATCTTTACCAGCAATGTGGGCGGGCTCCTGAATTAG
- a CDS encoding APC family permease, translated as MKSPQLGLFDLTMIVVGLVIGMGIFRTATDSASAALTPTVFFAAWLVGGLVALCGALTYAEIGSRHPATGGYYTIFSYAYHPALAFSINCIILVSNAASVAAVSLIGAGYASKVLFAGPVSDMVKMGIAMGAIILFYGVNLMGLRMSAQAQNVLMVIKIGMVLLLISALFFPAIYHEPAAAEVVAPEGDWLLYVKSFGLSLVAVSFTYGGYQQTINFGQEVRNASRTIPRGIFIGITMIIVLYCLVNYSYYKVIGFNDLKETKEVASVMVGKLFGDTGALVFSGLLFLSVLAYVNVNLLSNPRVMYAMSEDGVLPATFKKKAEKRDVLTVSLSIFAALIIVVLFFAKTVNELLSFSIFLDCFGMAMSAGSIFVLRKRTRHLDGTGIYKMKAYPLLPLIFIAAYTFIALSIVFAKPVTALIGIAVLGIFMALYFIKKYLQHERA; from the coding sequence ATGAAGTCGCCCCAACTCGGTTTATTTGATCTGACCATGATTGTAGTAGGCCTGGTCATTGGTATGGGTATCTTTCGTACCGCTACTGATTCGGCCAGTGCAGCCCTGACGCCCACTGTATTTTTTGCGGCTTGGCTGGTAGGAGGGCTGGTAGCCCTTTGCGGTGCGCTCACCTATGCCGAGATCGGTTCAAGACATCCTGCCACCGGCGGATACTATACAATCTTTTCTTATGCGTACCATCCCGCCCTGGCATTCAGCATCAATTGCATTATCCTTGTTTCCAATGCGGCCTCTGTAGCGGCGGTGTCCCTGATCGGTGCAGGGTATGCCAGCAAGGTCCTGTTTGCCGGCCCTGTTTCTGATATGGTCAAAATGGGAATTGCCATGGGCGCCATCATATTGTTCTATGGGGTGAACCTGATGGGGCTGCGGATGAGCGCCCAGGCGCAGAATGTACTGATGGTGATCAAGATCGGGATGGTGCTGCTGCTGATCTCCGCCCTTTTCTTCCCGGCTATCTATCATGAGCCGGCCGCTGCTGAAGTGGTGGCGCCGGAGGGCGACTGGCTCCTCTACGTAAAATCATTCGGCCTCAGCCTGGTGGCGGTATCCTTTACCTATGGCGGTTACCAGCAGACCATCAATTTTGGCCAGGAAGTACGCAATGCCTCCCGCACCATTCCCCGCGGGATATTCATAGGGATCACCATGATCATTGTGCTTTATTGTCTTGTCAATTACAGTTACTATAAGGTGATCGGGTTCAATGACCTCAAGGAAACCAAAGAAGTGGCTTCCGTAATGGTAGGCAAGCTCTTTGGCGATACTGGGGCCCTGGTTTTTTCCGGACTGCTTTTCCTTTCAGTGCTGGCCTATGTAAATGTCAACCTGCTGAGCAACCCGCGCGTGATGTATGCCATGAGCGAGGATGGCGTGCTGCCGGCGACTTTCAAAAAGAAGGCTGAGAAACGGGACGTACTCACCGTATCCCTTTCCATTTTTGCGGCGCTGATCATTGTAGTGCTTTTCTTCGCTAAAACAGTGAATGAGCTGCTCAGCTTTTCCATATTCCTGGATTGCTTTGGCATGGCCATGTCGGCCGGTTCCATCTTTGTGCTGCGCAAGCGCACCAGGCACCTGGATGGAACGGGCATTTACAAAATGAAAGCCTATCCCCTGCTGCCGCTGATCTTCATTGCCGCCTATACTTTTATAGCCCTCAGCATCGTCTTTGCCAAACCAGTTACTGCGTTGATCGGCATTGCTGTTTTGGGTATCTTTATGGCACTGTATTTCATCAAAAAATACCTGCAACATGAACGAGCATGA
- a CDS encoding TonB-dependent receptor: MKQLVLSSGFLILLLTGTAQTPATDTAHVLDAVVVQAYEQQRQLKEVGAAINYIGPEQLARFNTTSILPALNATPGVHMEERSPGSFRLNLRGSTLRSPFGVRNVKVYWNQLPFTDPGGNTYLNQLSYFNIHSLEVIKGPASSLYGAGTGGAVLISSQPDNWQAGATLGYTRGSFNMGNLQFQLNLGTDAQRHSIGYNRLSSDGYREHTNMRRDVATWETRFQLNERQQLQTAVLYGDLYYQTPGGLTQAEYQANHRGARPAAGGFPSAETAQAAIRQQTFLAGITHQYQFSSQFRNTSTVYGAFSQVKNPTFRNYEKRMEPHFGGRTVFNYALDLGSSQIKLSFGGEAQRGFFNTKTFQNNQGRRDALQTDDEIDNWLYSAFLQGDLQVPGGWTLSAGLSLNQSSVTINRVSIPSFDPQKRTYSGEWAPRVALSKKLQPGLLVYASLSRGFSPPTLQEILPSTMVISTDLEAEHGLNYEVGVKSSWLNNRLYIEVNAFYFQLKQAIVQRRDASNADYFVNAGATRQRGLESQASYQLLPRQQGWLTAARIWASHTWSHFRYQDFKQLSNDFSGNQLPSVAPHTVAAGLDLDTRPGLYAHLTWTYSDPIALNDANTVTASSYQLAGGRIGWKRALAKDIGLDLFLGMDNLFDAAYSLGNDINAAGGRYYNPAAGANWFGGLTLRHNW, encoded by the coding sequence ATGAAACAACTGGTCCTATCATCCGGCTTCCTTATCCTGCTTCTTACAGGTACCGCGCAGACACCCGCCACTGACACAGCCCATGTGCTGGACGCCGTAGTGGTACAGGCTTATGAGCAGCAGCGGCAACTGAAAGAAGTGGGGGCCGCCATCAATTATATTGGCCCCGAACAGCTGGCCCGTTTCAACACGACCAGCATCCTGCCGGCGCTCAACGCCACACCCGGTGTGCATATGGAAGAACGTTCGCCCGGCAGCTTCCGCCTGAACCTGCGGGGCAGCACCCTCCGCTCCCCTTTTGGCGTCCGCAATGTAAAAGTATACTGGAACCAGCTCCCTTTCACGGATCCGGGCGGCAATACCTATCTCAACCAGCTCAGCTATTTTAATATTCATTCCCTGGAAGTGATCAAGGGCCCTGCCAGCAGTTTGTATGGGGCCGGTACCGGCGGTGCGGTACTGATCAGCAGCCAGCCCGATAACTGGCAGGCCGGCGCCACCCTGGGGTATACCAGGGGCAGCTTCAATATGGGCAACCTGCAATTCCAGCTGAACCTGGGAACGGATGCACAAAGACATTCTATCGGCTATAACCGATTATCAAGTGATGGTTACCGTGAGCATACGAATATGCGCCGGGATGTAGCTACCTGGGAAACACGCTTTCAGCTGAATGAGCGGCAGCAACTGCAAACCGCCGTCCTCTATGGCGATCTTTATTACCAGACCCCCGGCGGCCTGACACAGGCAGAATACCAGGCCAATCACCGCGGGGCCCGCCCGGCGGCCGGCGGCTTTCCCAGTGCGGAAACAGCACAGGCTGCTATCCGGCAGCAGACCTTCCTGGCTGGTATCACCCATCAGTACCAGTTCAGCAGCCAGTTCCGGAACACCAGTACGGTGTATGGCGCTTTTTCACAGGTTAAGAACCCTACTTTCCGCAACTACGAAAAAAGGATGGAGCCGCATTTCGGCGGCAGGACCGTATTCAATTACGCACTTGATCTTGGTTCGTCCCAAATAAAACTGTCTTTTGGCGGCGAAGCACAGCGGGGATTTTTCAATACCAAAACCTTTCAGAATAACCAGGGCCGGCGGGATGCGTTACAGACCGACGATGAGATCGATAACTGGTTGTATTCCGCTTTCCTCCAGGGTGATCTGCAAGTGCCCGGCGGCTGGACCCTCTCGGCCGGCCTGAGCCTGAACCAGTCTTCCGTTACCATCAACCGGGTCTCCATCCCTTCCTTTGATCCGCAGAAGCGGACCTATAGCGGGGAATGGGCGCCAAGGGTAGCCTTATCCAAAAAACTGCAACCGGGATTGCTGGTCTATGCCAGCCTGTCACGCGGGTTCTCCCCACCTACCCTGCAGGAGATCCTGCCCAGCACCATGGTCATCAGCACTGACCTGGAGGCGGAGCATGGCCTGAACTATGAGGTGGGTGTTAAAAGCAGCTGGCTCAACAACCGGTTATATATAGAAGTGAATGCTTTTTATTTCCAGCTGAAGCAGGCAATTGTTCAGCGGCGTGATGCCAGCAATGCCGATTATTTTGTGAATGCGGGCGCTACCCGGCAGCGGGGCCTTGAATCACAGGCCAGCTACCAGCTGCTGCCCCGCCAACAGGGTTGGCTGACCGCAGCAAGGATCTGGGCCAGTCATACCTGGAGTCATTTCCGTTATCAAGATTTCAAACAGCTCAGCAATGATTTCAGTGGCAACCAGCTGCCCAGTGTGGCGCCGCATACGGTGGCCGCCGGCCTGGACCTGGATACCCGTCCGGGACTCTACGCCCACCTCACCTGGACCTATAGTGATCCTATTGCCCTCAATGATGCCAATACCGTTACGGCCAGCTCCTACCAGCTGGCAGGCGGAAGGATCGGCTGGAAGCGGGCTTTGGCCAAAGACATAGGGCTGGACCTTTTCCTGGGTATGGACAATCTCTTTGATGCAGCATACAGCTTGGGCAATGATATCAATGCAGCCGGCGGGCGGTATTATAATCCTGCGGCCGGCGCCAACTGGTTTGGCGGACTCACCCTCCGGCACAACTGGTAA
- a CDS encoding adenosylcobinamide-GDP ribazoletransferase: MKKEIRIFFTAMMFLTRLPVPHYTDHSQEYLERSAKYFPLIGWIVAAISGLTFLVFNKYISEDIAILASIIAGILTTGAFHEDGFADCCDAFGGGWNKEQILRIMKDSRLGTFGVIGLISVLAAKFLLLRELPKFSPDLANPTANPFLLYKDFLVLLIAAHGVSRLMGVLTIRFFDYVSDPEGSKSKPITSHKPGPGVLLVATAFAFIPFYWLGWPFLLAVLPVLLVGWNLARYFKRWIGGYTGDCLGAMQQVSELVFYLGALIIWRYVI, encoded by the coding sequence ATGAAAAAAGAGATCCGGATATTTTTTACGGCGATGATGTTCCTGACAAGGCTGCCCGTTCCCCATTATACTGATCATTCCCAGGAGTACCTGGAAAGATCAGCTAAATACTTCCCGCTGATCGGCTGGATAGTAGCGGCTATCAGCGGCCTGACCTTTCTTGTCTTCAATAAATATATCAGTGAGGACATCGCTATCCTGGCCTCCATCATTGCCGGTATTCTCACTACCGGCGCCTTTCATGAGGACGGCTTTGCGGATTGCTGTGATGCTTTTGGCGGCGGCTGGAACAAAGAGCAGATCCTGCGGATCATGAAAGACAGCAGGCTCGGCACTTTCGGCGTCATTGGCCTGATCAGTGTGCTGGCTGCCAAATTCCTGCTGCTGCGGGAACTGCCCAAATTCTCCCCGGACCTGGCCAACCCTACTGCCAATCCTTTCTTACTGTATAAAGATTTCCTGGTCCTGCTGATAGCAGCGCATGGCGTCAGCAGGCTGATGGGTGTGCTGACCATCCGGTTCTTTGATTATGTGAGCGACCCGGAAGGGAGTAAGTCGAAGCCCATCACCAGCCACAAACCCGGACCGGGGGTGTTGCTGGTAGCTACAGCATTTGCCTTTATCCCTTTTTACTGGCTGGGCTGGCCATTCCTGCTGGCGGTACTGCCTGTCCTGCTGGTGGGCTGGAACCTGGCCCGTTATTTTAAGCGCTGGATAGGTGGTTATACGGGCGATTGCCTGGGCGCCATGCAGCAGGTCAGTGAGCTTGTTTTTTACCTGGGCGCACTGATCATTTGGCGATATGTGATCTGA